The DNA window CATTGCGTGTCGGGGTACTTGGCCTGCTCGACGAGTACCTTGTGGGCGGCGTCGGTGGCGATCTTGGTGATCGCGTCCTTGTCGGCGCGGAACACCACCCGGCGCTGCAGCACCGAAGTCGAGTTGTAGAAGTGCACGATCACCTTGTTGGCGCCACGGCAGGCGTCGAAGGTGCGCTCGATCAGCTCGTCACGGCACTGGGTCAGCACCTGGATGGTGACGTCGTCGGGAATGGCGCCGTCCTCGATGATCTCGCGGACGAAGTCGTAGTCGGTCTGGCTGGCCGACGGAAACCCGACCTCGATCTCCTTGTAGCCCATGCGGACCAGCAGATCGAACATGCGACGCTTGCGCGCCGGGCTCATCGGGTCGATCAGTGCCTGGTTGCCATCGCGCAGGTCCACCGCGCCCCACATCGGGGCCTTGGTGATGACCTTGTCTGGCCAGGTGCGGTCGGGAATCGAGATCGTCTCGACCTCGTCGGCGAACTGCCGGTAGCGGTGGATCGGCATCGCGGAACCGCGCTGGGTGTTCCAGGCGGGCTGTCCGGCCGGGATGGGGCCGGAGGGTTCGACGATTCGGCTGGCGCCGGAAGTGAAGGTGTCTGCTGCTGGCATTGGGGGTCAGTCTCCTGGTCGGGAAGGAAAGTGACCGGCGCATGAAAGGCCCCGCGACGGAGGGCCGGTCGATTCAGACCCCGCCGCGGCAACCGAGAAGGAGCGCGCGCTGCATGGCCGCCAGGCTACTCCCGCCGGACCCCGATGATCAAATGCCGGCCGTCGGACGTGGATCGGGCGAAGGAGGCAAAAGCCGCAACTAGTGCTCTGACCTGCGAAAATGCGGGTGAAATTCCTAGTCGTCTCTCAGCTGGCCCTCACGGAACGGTCATAGGTTCACGCTGTGCCGACCAGTGGGGCCGGCGCTGACGAAAGGCTCTCCGATGGACATGAGACTTCTGCGGAATCGGATCGGTTACACCGTGGTGGGTGCGGGTCTGGCGTCGGCCATTGCCGTCGGCGGCGCGGCCAACGCGGCACCAACGCATCCGGCACGCCCGGCACTGGTGCCGGGTACGCACTGCACCGTCGCCCAGGTGGACCGGGCACTCGCGCATGAGGATCCGGCGCTGTGGCACAGGATCGAATCCAACCCCAAGCTCAAGCGGCGCTTCGAGCACATGCTGACGCTGACCCCGCAGCAGCGCAAGGCGATGCACCAGAAGTGGGCGCAGCATCATCCGGTGCGCTCGGAGATGATGAAGTTCCTTCGGCACCAACATATCTCGCGCTCTGAGATGGCCAGGGACCGGGCCGCGGTGATGCGGGCAAAGCAGACCTGCGGTCAGTTCTGAGGTGATTGACGTGACCACCTCATTCGTTCGTCGGAGCGTCCTCGTGCTGGCCGGTGCGGCGGCATTGTCGATCGGTGTGGCCGGGCCGGCCGCCTTTGCCGACACCCCCGAAACCGCCACCGTCCCGGGCACCGGCTGCGACCTGATGGACGCCGAACACGCCTTCCATGAAGAGAATCCGGATGTGTGGACCCGGATCTCGAACAATCCGGCCACCCTCGCCCGCTTCGAGGGCTTCGCGACCTCGACGCCGGACCAACGCTCGGCCATGCAGTCGCAGTGGGGCTCGGACGCGGGCGCGGTGACCCGGGCCGTCGACACGTGCGCGCAGTGGTGAGCGCGGGTCATCGGGCGTGAGTCACCCGGCTTGAGTTACCCGGTTTGAGTCACCCGGGGTAGGGCTCGCCCCACCGTCCGGCGAAGGCCACCTCGGTGAGCGGTAGCCGCGTCCGCTCCCGGGTGTCACGTTCGCGGATGTCGTCGGGCAGGCTCGCTTCTTCGGCGAGACGGCCGACGGCCAGCAACACCAGCGGTCGCTTGTCGTCGGGGATGCCGAAGGCCTCGACCGCCGCGGCGGCGTCGAAGCCGGCCATGGGGTGCCCGTGCAGGCCGAGTGCGCGGGCCTGCACCAGCATCTGCCCGACCGCGAGGCCGAGATCGACGGCGCCGTAGGTGTGCGCTTTGGCGTCGGCGGGGTCGTTGGTGGTGCTCACCAGGATGAGCGCCGACGAGCGCGGCGCCCAGCCCGCGTTGCCGCGGGTGAGGACGGTGGTCAGGCGCGCGAAGGTGTCGTCGCCGCGCAGTCCGACGATGAACCGGACCGGCTGGATGCGACCCCAGGTGGGTGCCCATCGTCCGGCGTCGAGGATCTCGGTGATCTCCGACGACGAGATGGTGGCGGTGTCGTCGTACCCGCGCGGACTCCAGCGGCTCTCGATGAATTCGTGCACACCTGCCACCGTAGCCACGGTCAACGATGTCGGGCGCGCGATGAACGCCCGGTCGGGTCAGCGGGCAGGCTTGCGTTCCGGCCGCAGCACGATCATCAGCACCACACCGAGGATGGTCAGCGCGATGACGGCCGCCAGCGAGGCCGCATGCATCCCGTCGACGTAGGCCTGCCGCGCGGCGTCGGCCAAAGCCGTTCCGCCGTCGCCCATCTCGAGTGCCCGATGCAACGTCTCGCCGAGCGTCTCGCCGAAGTCCCAACCGCCGCTGCCGGCCCGGAAAACCAGGGTGGCCAGCGACCCGAGTAGCGCCAGGCCGAGTGCGGTTCCGAGTTCGAAGCTGGTTTCCGAGATGCCCGATGCGGCACCGGAGCGCTCCACCGGGACCGAGCCGACCACGACGTCGGACACCAGGCTGAACTGGATGCCGTAGCCGATACCGGCGATCGAGGTGAACACCAGATAGATCCAGATCGGGCTCGACGTGCTCAGCCACAGCAGGCCCAGGTTGCCGATCGCGGCAAAGGCGACCGATCCGACGAAGGCGGCGCGGCTGCCGATGGCCGTGGCGATCCGGGTGGCACCGATCGAGAAGACCGCGACGGCCACCGCCATCGGTAATCCGGCGAGCGCGGCGGCCAGTACGTCGTGGCCGAGGACCGACTGCAGGTACACGCCGGTCAGATACGACATCCCGCCGAGCGCCATCATGCCGACCAGCGCCACCGAGACGATCGCGCTGAACCGCGGATTGGCGAACAACCCCACGTCGAGCAGCGGGGCGCGGACCGTGCGCTGATGGATCACGAAGACGGCCAGCATCAGCAATCCGAACACCCCGATGAGGATGGCCTTGGGGCTGACGCCATCGGCGGCGAGGCTCTTGACGGCGTAGATCGCGGGCAGGATGCCCAGCATCGACAGGCCGACGCCGGCGAAGTCGAACGGGTCGGAGGTGCGCGCGCGATACTCCGGGATGAGTCGCGGGCCGAGCACGAACAGCACGGCGAGCACCGGAACGTTGATCAGGAAGACCACACCCCACCAGAAGTGGTGCAGCAGAAAGCCTCCCACCACCGGTCCGATGGCACTGCCGCCGGCGAACGCGGCGGTCCACACGCCGATGGCGCGGCCGCGGTCGCGGACGTCCGGGATCATGTTGGCGATCAGCGACAGGCTCGACGGCATCAGCGTGGCACCGCCGACACCCATCAGCGCTCGGGCGGCGATGAGCACGGCCGCGTTGGGAGCGAAGGCCGCGATGACCGAGGCGACGCCGAACAGGGCTGCGCCGGCGAGCAGGATGCGCCGCCGGCCGATGCGGTCACCCACGTTGCCCATCGTGATGAGCAGGCCGGCGATGAGGAAGCCGTAGATGTCGAGAATCCACAGCTGCTGGGCCACGGTCGGTTCGATGGCGTCGGTGATTGCCGGGATGGCGAGGTAGAGCACCGAGAAGTCCATGGACACCAGCAGGACGGGCAGGGTCAGGACGGCCAGACCCCACCACATACGTCGGTCGGCGCCCAGGGGTGCCTGGGGCTGATGCAACGGGTTGAGTCGGGTGGCCATGACTGGGGTCTCCTTGTGGAAGCGGCTGGGAGAAGTGGAATCGGCTGGGAAAACAAAGCTGGCCGCACGCCCTGCGTACGCCGTACGCGCAAACGGTACGTGGGTGAGTACGCTGTACGCAATAGTTTTATTCCGCTGGTGAGGGGTATCACCGGCGGTCGGAAACCAGGAGGGGCGTGACCGGATCCGACGGCACCAGACTGACGCTGGAGACCATCGTGGACGCGGCGATCGTCGTCGCCGACCGGGACGGCATCGGCGGGTTGTCCATGCGGCGCATCGCCGATCAGCTCGGCGTCGGGGCGATGTCGCTGTACCGGCACGTCGAGGACAAGGAATCCCTGCTGCAGGAAATGGCCGAGGAGGTCGGCCGCCGGTTCCCCTATCCCGTCGGTGACGAGTCGACCCGATGGCGCGAGCGGGTCCGGACCATCGTTGACATCGACTGGGATCTCTATCGCCGGCACCCGTGGGTGGTGCTCGCCTATTCGTCACCGCGGCACAGCTTCGGCGAGGAATCGCTGCGCTGCCTGGACTGGTTCGCCGCCGGTTTCCTCGATCTCGGTGTCGACATGGTGGAGGCGACCGAGATGGCGCTGACGGTGTGGAGCTACGTGCACGGGGTCGCGCTGGTCGCGGTCAGCGACGACCTGCTGCGACCGGACCGGCCCAGCGACCGGCCCGACGGTATGGCCCGACTGACCGGTGGCCAACCCGATTCCGCGTTGCCGCACCTGACCCGCCTGGCCGACTGTCCCGATGCCGCGCGACTACTGGACACCCGTCGTCGGCTCGACGTGGGGATCGACTACTTGTGCGCCGGGTTCGAGGTGTCGGCGCCTGGTAGCGAGAAAAGCTGACACAAACCCCACGGGAGAGCGGCGGTACGTCGATATTTTGGATGCCGGCGCTCTCCCGTGGAGTTTGTGGCGAGCGCGGCGCCGCGCTCGCCGACGTCGTCGGCCGGTGAACGGTCAGATCGCGAACGGGAACACCGTCAGCATGTGCGCCCCGAACCAGGCACTGCCGAGGACCACCGGCACCAGGATCGCGATCGCGACCCCGCGGCGCAGGCGGGCCAGACCCATTGCGAGCGGGATCAGCAGCACGAAGGCGGGCAGCAGCAGACGCGGACGGCTGATGATGAGCCCGGTGGACAGCAGGATGGAGACGACGACGAAGGACCCGTAGACCAGCACCGGCCACGGCAGTCGCGACCAGCAGGCCACTGCGATCATCGCCACCGAGGCCAGCATCACCCAGGCCGTGCCGGTGGCCGCCACCTCACCGGACCCGACGAGGGTCTGGTTGATGAAGTTGAACGCGGCCACACCCCAGTCGATGTGGGTACCCCAGCCCTCGTTCTGAATGCGAAACCATCCCGTGGGTGAGCCGGTGTGCGCCCACACCACGCCGAGGTAACCGAGGTAACCGAGCGGACTGAGCACGATGGCCGCCCAGGCGCGCGGACCGTCACGATGCGCGAGAAACGCGGCCAGCATCACCACGCCGATGAGCACCACCGACGTGGGCCGCGACAATCCGGCCAGAAGGGTCACGGACCCGGCCAGCAGCCACCGGTGCTCCATCACGCCGACGAGCGCCCACACCACCAGCGCGCAGAACAAGGCCTCGGTGTAGGCCATGTTCAGCACGATCGACATGGGTGTCGCCGCGAACAACACCACCAGGATCAGCCCGGTGGCGCGGGGCGACGCCGGTCCGACCGGCGAGGTGGGGGCCATCTCCCGGGCGCAGACGGCACCGAGTCGGGCGGCGCCGACGGCGGCCACGCAACCGAGGATGAGGTTGACCCCGATCGCCGCACCGAACGGTGTGACCAGCGGTAGCTTCGCGACCAGGCCGACGAGGAGCGGGTAGCCGGGAAAGAAGGCGTAGGCCGTGTCGCCGGTGTGCAGGCCGTTGGCGTCGGTGAGGGTCGTGGGCACGCCGCCATAGCCGTATTCGGCGATCGCGAGCATCCACTGGCCGTCCCACAACGACAACCGGCCGCCCACGCTGTGACCGTTGAGATCGGCGATCCGGGCAAGAGCGATGATCCCGACGGCGCGGACCAGTAGGAACACGACGACGGCCTCGAGCCACCAGAAGCGCGCGGGGACCGGCCAGCCGCGGTGCGTCATCGCCCTACGATGCGCCGACGAGGTGACTCGTGCGTCGTCGGCTTCGCCGACACCGGTTCGGGTGGCCACCTGAGCGATCGTAAAGCCTGCGTCGGTTGGTGATCCGACGGCCTCGCTCGGGCGGCAATGCTGCCGCGCGCGGGTTCGCCGGTAAGGTTGTCCCGGCAACAAGACGCGAATCGGCCGGCGACTGCCGGCAGGGAGGTAGCTCGACGTGGCACTCGTGGTGCAGAAGTACGGCGGATCCTCGGTCGCGACGGCCGAGCGGATTCGCCGGGTCGCCGAGCGCATCGTCGAGACCAAGAAGCAGGGCAACGACGTCGTCGTGGTGGTGTCGGCGATGGGTGACACCACCGACGAACTGCTCGATCTGGCCCAGCAGGTCAACCCCACCCCGCCCGCCCGCGAGATGGACATGCTGCTCACCTCGGGTGAGCGCATCTCCAACGCGCTGGTGGCGATGGCGATCAGTTCGCTGGGTGCGCAGGCGCAGTCGTTCACGGGCTCGCAGGCCGGTGTCATCACCACCAGCAGTCACGGCTCGGCCAAGATCATCGACGTCACCCCGGGCCGGGTGCGCAGTGCACTCGACGACGGCAAGATTGTGCTGGTCGCCGGGTTCCAGGGCGTGTCCCAGGACACCAAGGACATCACCACCCTCGGCCGCGGCGGTTCCGACACCACGGCGGTGGCGCTGGCCGCGGCACTGAAGGCCGACGTCTGTGAGATCTACACCGACGTCGACGGCGTGTACTCCGCCGACCCGCGCATCGTGTCCGACGCCCGGCGGCTGGAGACCGTCTCCTTCGAGGAGATGCTCGAACTGGCCGCGTGCGGGGCCAAGGTCCTGATGCTGCGCTGCGTCGAGTACGCCCGCCGCTACAACGTTCCCGTTCACGTGCGCTCGTCGTACTCGACCAAGCCCGGCACCATGGTGGCCGGATCGATGGAGGACATTCCCGTGGAAGAAGCCATTCTCACCGGCGTCGCACACGATCGCAGCGAGGCCAAGATCACCGTCGTCGGACTCCCCGACCAGCCCGGTTACGCCGCCAAGGTGTTCCGCGCCGTCGCCGAGGCCGAGATCAACATCGACATGGTGCTGCAGAACATCTCGAAGGTGGAGACCGGCAAGACCGACATCACCTTCACCCTGCCGCGCGAACTCGGTCCGCTCGGCATGGACAAGCTGAACAAGCTGCGCGACGAGATCGGGTTCACCGACCTGCTCTACGACGATCACATCGGCAAGGTGTCGCTGGTGGGCGCGGGCATGAAGTCGCACCCGGGTGTCACCGCCACCTTCTGTGAGGCGCTGAGCGACGCGGGAATCAACATCGAGCTCATCTCGACCTCCGAGATCCGGATCTCGGTGCTGTGCCGGGACACCGAACTCGACGACGCGGTCCGTGCCCTGCACGCCGCCTTCGACCTCGGTGGCGAAGAAGAAGCTGTGGTCTACGCGGGAACGGGTCGGTGATGGGCGTGCGCATCGGAGTCGTCGGAGCCACCGGTCAGGTCGGTGGTGTCATGCGAACCCTGTTGGCGGAGCGTGGTTTCCCGGCCGACGAGGTTCGATTCTTCGCATCGTCGCGATCGGCGGGCAAGAAGCTCCCGTGGGGTGACGGCGAGATCGTCGTCGAGGACGCCGCCACCGCGGACCCGTCCGGTCTGGACATCGCGCTGTTCTCCGCGGGTGCGACCATGTCGCGTGAGCAGGCCCCGCGGTTTGCCGCAGCCGGCGTGACGGTCATCGACAACAGCTCGGCATGGCGCAAGGATCCCGATGTGCCGCTGGTGGTCTCGGAGGTCAACGGTCACCTCGCGCAGAACCCGCCGAAGGGCATCATCGCCAACCCCAACTGCACGACGATGGCCGCGATGCCGGTACTCAAGCCGCTGCACGACGAGGCCGGTCTGCAGCGACTGATCGTGTCCAGCTATCAGGCGGTCTCCGGTAGCGGTCTGGCCGGTGTGGAAGAACTCGCCACCCAGGTGCGGGCCGTCGCCGGTGACGCGGAAAAGCTGGTCCACGACGGCAGTTCGGTCGAATTCCCGGCACCGAACAAGTACGTGGCGCCGATCGCGTTCAACGTCATCGCACTCGCCGGATCGCTCGTCGACGACGGGTCGGGCGAGACCGACGAGGATCAGAAGCTGCGCAACGAATCCCGCAAGATCCTGGATCTGCCGGAGTTGCTGGTGAGCGGCACGTGCGTTCGGGTGCCGGTGTTCACCGGGCACTCGCTGTCGATCAACGCCGAGTTCGCCAATCCGCTGTCGGTGGCACGGGCTCAGGAAATCCTTTCGGCCGCAGCGGGAGTCGAGCTCGCCGACGTGCCCACCCCGCTGGCCGCCGCGGGCAAGGACAACTCGCTCGTCGGCCGTATCCGCCACGACCCGGGCGTGCCGGACGGGCGGGGTCTGGCCCTGTTCGTCTCCGGTGACAATCTGCGAAAGGGTGCGGCGCTCAACACCATTCAGATCGCCGAACTGATCGCCGGCTGACGGCGTCGAGCAACAGATGACAACCCCCGACACCACACCGCTGGCCGATCGCGTCGGCCACTACTACCAGGTCGAGGACACCTACGTCGTCGGACGTGAGAAGGTCCGCGAGTACGCACGCGCCGTGCAGGATCACCATCGTGCGCACCGCGACGTCGGCGTCGCCACCGAACTCGGCTACTCGGGACTCGTTGCGCCGCTGACCTTCACCTCGATCCCGGCGATGGCGGCCAATCGGTTGCTGCTCGAGACCGTCGTGGTGGGTTACGAGACCTATCTGCAGACCGAGCAGGTCTTCGAGCAACACCGGCCGATCGTCGCCGGCGACGAACTGACCGTCGATGTCGAGCTGACCGCGGTACGACGCGTCGCGGGACGCGACATGATCACGATCACCAACACGTTCACCGACACCGCGGGCGAGACCGTGCACACCATGCACACGACCGTTGTCGGCGTCACCTCCGACGAAGTCGACCCGTCGATGACCGAGGCCGGACGCGCCATCATGGTGCACGACGTCAGTGTGCCCACGGCCGATGCGGTCATCGAGTATCAGAAACAGGTTCGGCCCGAGGGTGCTCAGCGCCTGGCGGACCCGACCGCCCGCACGCCCCGGTCGCGCGACTTCGACTCACTGAGCGTCGGAGATCCGTTGCCGAGCAGCGAGATTCGAGTCACGCGCGGCGATCTGGTCAACTACGCCGGGGTGTCTGGCGACGGCAACCCGATCCACTGGGACGAGCCGATCGCCAAACTCGCGGGTCTGCCCGACGTGATCGCGCACGGCATGCTCACGATGGGCCTCGGTGCCGGTGTGGTCTCCGAATTCACCGGGGACCCGGGTGCGGTCACCCGCTACTCCGTGCGATTGTCGTCGCCCGCCGTCGTACCCCATGCCGGCAGCGAGATCGAATTCAGCGGCAAGATCAAATCGCTGGACCCCGAGACCCGCACCGGCGTCGTGCTGCTGGTGGCCAAATCCGGCGGGCGCAAGATCTTCGGGATGGCGACCCTGGACGTCCGCTTCAGCTGACCTCGTCGTCGAAGTCTGTACGTCCGGGCACTGGCAGGCGGATAGGGCGGCTGACGCCGCGTCAGCGTACAGATTCGACGACGGGACCCGAAGCCAGTCTGGACATGAGCCCTATCACCTGTCCAAGTTACTCTGTGGTAGCTTACCCGTTCATGAGACAAACACGGGGGTTCTTCTCACTACGTCTTCGACGACGGTTGACTGCCGCGGCACTGGTGGGCGCGGCGGTGGGCGCCGGGCTGACGGCCGCGCCGACTGCCGAGGCGGCGACCGACTTCTACACACCACCGGCGCGATTCGCGACCGAGCCCGGTTCGGTGATCCGCAGTGAGCCGGTCGGGCTGCTCCTGCAGATCCCGGGCGCGCCCAACCAGTGGCCGGGTACGGCCAAACGGATCATGTACACCTCGCGCTACCAGGACGGGACGCCCGCGGCGGTCACCGGGACCGTCGTCGAGCCGACCGTGCCGTGGCGGGGTCGCGGTGTACGGCCGACCGTCGTCGTCGGCCCGGGGACCATCGGCCAGGGCGATCAGTGAGCGCCGTCGAAGATGATGACCCTGCCCATGTCGGTGGACATCAGTAAGCCCAGCGTCGGCGTCAACTACACCGCGCCGGAGATGTATTATCTTCTGGCACATGGGGTCCGGGTCTTCGTCACCGACTACATCGGCATGGGCACGCCCGGCATCCACACCTACGTCAACCGGGCCGAGACCGGCCACGCGATGCTCGACGGCGGGCGTGCCGCACTGCGTTCGGCGGGTGCTCCGGCCGACGCGCCGGTCGGGTTCGCCGGCTACTCGCAGGGCGGGGGAGCGGCCGCGTCGGCGGCAGAACTGGCGTCGACCTACGCGCCGGACCTCAACGTGCGCGGCACCTACGCGGGTGCACCGCCGGCCGATCTCATCAAGGTGATCCCGGCCATCGACGGGACGACGATCGCCGGTGCGATCGGATTCGCGATCAACGGTCTGACCGCGCGGTATCCGCGGGTGGCCGACATCGTGCGCAAGGAGACCAACCCGGCGGGTAAGGCTGCGCTGCAGAAGATCTCGCAGCAATGCATCGGTGACATCATCCTGAGCTTCGCCTTCGGCCGGACCCAGAACTGGCCGCGCACCGGGGAGTCGCTGTCGGCGCTGATCGCCCGCTACCCGGACGTGCAGCGGGTGGTCGACGAGCAGCGGATCGGTCGTCTCAAGCCCAACGCTCCGGTGTTCCTCGAAGGTGGGCTCGCCGACGACGTGATCCCCTACGGTCAGGTCGCGCAGCTCGCCCGGGACTGGCGGGCCCAGGGCGCCGACGTCCGCTTTGTCACCAATCCGACACCACCCATCCTCACCAAGACGATCGTGAACCACGTCGTGCCGATGCTCGAGACGTTGCTGCCGGGACTGCAGTTCCTGCTTGCCCGGTTCTGATCCGGTGCGGCGCAATGGGTGTCGAACCAAGCCCGAATGTGCTTGGGTGATCGGGTGAAGGTGAGAAGGATGGGTGCGCGGGGCATGCTGGCGCTCCTCGCGAGCGTGGCGGTGGCAATGCCGTCGGGGATGACGCAGGCGTCGGCCGATCCGGTGCCCGCCGCACCGGGTCTGGGCCCCGTCGGTACGTCGCTGATGCACGGGGATCTGTGGTCGAGCGACTCGACACCGTTCGCCGGCCCCGGCCGTGGTGGGCATGTGGTGGCGTCGTCGGTGCCGGGCGGGGCCTGCGCGGCGACCTTCATCGGCTCCGATGGTCTGCCGGTGTCGCTGTGCACCAGGTTCATCGGCACCGATCCGCCGGGATTCGCGGTGCCGTCGGTGACCCTCTTCGACCCGCGGACCGCCGCCCCGCTCGCCCACCTCGAACTCACCAAGGGCGGCCTGCTCGGCGGCGTCTACGGCTACCTCGACAACCGGGATCGGGTGGTGGTGGCCGACGGCTCCAATGCGATTCTGCGCGTGGCACATCGACGGACCAGTCGTGGCTGGACGGTCTTCGTGGACAACCGGATCGACGTGTCCGCGCATATCCCGGCCGGCGACGCGATCACCGGTCTCGCCCCGGATCCGGACGGCCGCATCTGGTTTGCCACCACCAACGGCGTCATCGGAACCGTGAACCGGGCCGGCCGGGTCGCCGCGATGCACTTGCCGCGCGGTGAGCAGCTCGGCAACGGGCTGTCCATCCGCCGCGGCGGTGCCTCGATCCTCACCACCCATGCGCTCTACGAGATGACGGCGGCCGCCGACGGCACGCCGCGGGTGATCTGGCGGCGTGCGTACGACCGCGGAAAGGCGCGGCGCCCAGGGCAACTCACCTGGGGATCGGGTACCACGCCGACCTACTTCGGCCCGGGTGGTGACGGGTGGGTGGCCATCGTCGACAACGCCGAGCGTCCCCGGCTCCTCGTCTACAACAGCGCATCCGGTGGATTGGTGTGCAGCACAACCGCATTCGGACGCTCCGGGCAGGGGACCGAGAACTCGCCGATGGCGTGGGGCAACTCGCTGGTCATCCCCAGCACCTACGGATATCAGTACCCGCCGATGGCCGTGACCGGCCCGAGTGTGCCGCCCGACGCACCCTTCATCGGAGGCGCCACCCGCATCGACGTCGGTCCGAACGGCTGTAATCGGGTGTGGGAGAACAACGATCGCATCGCGACCCTTCCTCGGCTCTCACGTGCCGACGGCCTCATCTACGGACTCGGGTACGGCCCGTACCGGCCTGGTCCGCAGCAACTCGGGCCGGTGTACTTCATCGCCACCGACTTCGCGACGGGACGGCGGGTGGCAACCCGCAAGGTCGGCGACGCTCCCGTCGACGAGCCCCTCGAGCTGACCGGCACCATCTCTCGCGACGGCGCGATGTGGCAGGCGAGCCTGGGACGGATGTTGAAGATTGCCGGGTAGACGGGGGAGGTCGGGGTTGATCCGCGTGGAACAATCGTCCTATGAGTGACGTGCCCGCCTCCGGCGCTCCAGAACCCGATCCCGAGCGTGTACCCAGTCAGGCGGAGCTCGACGCCGAGGATCTCGCCGCGCTGGCCAGGACGTCGAAGGATCGTGATCGCGCCAATCTGTACCCGTCGCGGCAGGATCAGCCCGGCCCGCCGCCGCGTGCGCTGGCCGTCCATGCCCGTGTCGCCTGGTGGGGTGCCGCGGTCTGTGGGCTGATCTGCGTGGTCTACGGCTTTCTCAATCTCGGGATGATCTCCGATCTGCTG is part of the Gordonia bronchialis DSM 43247 genome and encodes:
- a CDS encoding MFS transporter, translating into MATRLNPLHQPQAPLGADRRMWWGLAVLTLPVLLVSMDFSVLYLAIPAITDAIEPTVAQQLWILDIYGFLIAGLLITMGNVGDRIGRRRILLAGAALFGVASVIAAFAPNAAVLIAARALMGVGGATLMPSSLSLIANMIPDVRDRGRAIGVWTAAFAGGSAIGPVVGGFLLHHFWWGVVFLINVPVLAVLFVLGPRLIPEYRARTSDPFDFAGVGLSMLGILPAIYAVKSLAADGVSPKAILIGVFGLLMLAVFVIHQRTVRAPLLDVGLFANPRFSAIVSVALVGMMALGGMSYLTGVYLQSVLGHDVLAAALAGLPMAVAVAVFSIGATRIATAIGSRAAFVGSVAFAAIGNLGLLWLSTSSPIWIYLVFTSIAGIGYGIQFSLVSDVVVGSVPVERSGAASGISETSFELGTALGLALLGSLATLVFRAGSGGWDFGETLGETLHRALEMGDGGTALADAARQAYVDGMHAASLAAVIALTILGVVLMIVLRPERKPAR
- a CDS encoding TetR/AcrR family transcriptional regulator; the encoded protein is MTGSDGTRLTLETIVDAAIVVADRDGIGGLSMRRIADQLGVGAMSLYRHVEDKESLLQEMAEEVGRRFPYPVGDESTRWRERVRTIVDIDWDLYRRHPWVVLAYSSPRHSFGEESLRCLDWFAAGFLDLGVDMVEATEMALTVWSYVHGVALVAVSDDLLRPDRPSDRPDGMARLTGGQPDSALPHLTRLADCPDAARLLDTRRRLDVGIDYLCAGFEVSAPGSEKS
- a CDS encoding aspartate-semialdehyde dehydrogenase, with the translated sequence MGVRIGVVGATGQVGGVMRTLLAERGFPADEVRFFASSRSAGKKLPWGDGEIVVEDAATADPSGLDIALFSAGATMSREQAPRFAAAGVTVIDNSSAWRKDPDVPLVVSEVNGHLAQNPPKGIIANPNCTTMAAMPVLKPLHDEAGLQRLIVSSYQAVSGSGLAGVEELATQVRAVAGDAEKLVHDGSSVEFPAPNKYVAPIAFNVIALAGSLVDDGSGETDEDQKLRNESRKILDLPELLVSGTCVRVPVFTGHSLSINAEFANPLSVARAQEILSAAAGVELADVPTPLAAAGKDNSLVGRIRHDPGVPDGRGLALFVSGDNLRKGAALNTIQIAELIAG
- a CDS encoding aspartate kinase — encoded protein: MALVVQKYGGSSVATAERIRRVAERIVETKKQGNDVVVVVSAMGDTTDELLDLAQQVNPTPPAREMDMLLTSGERISNALVAMAISSLGAQAQSFTGSQAGVITTSSHGSAKIIDVTPGRVRSALDDGKIVLVAGFQGVSQDTKDITTLGRGGSDTTAVALAAALKADVCEIYTDVDGVYSADPRIVSDARRLETVSFEEMLELAACGAKVLMLRCVEYARRYNVPVHVRSSYSTKPGTMVAGSMEDIPVEEAILTGVAHDRSEAKITVVGLPDQPGYAAKVFRAVAEAEINIDMVLQNISKVETGKTDITFTLPRELGPLGMDKLNKLRDEIGFTDLLYDDHIGKVSLVGAGMKSHPGVTATFCEALSDAGINIELISTSEIRISVLCRDTELDDAVRALHAAFDLGGEEEAVVYAGTGR
- a CDS encoding fused (3R)-hydroxyacyl-ACP dehydratase subunits HadA/HadB, which encodes MTTPDTTPLADRVGHYYQVEDTYVVGREKVREYARAVQDHHRAHRDVGVATELGYSGLVAPLTFTSIPAMAANRLLLETVVVGYETYLQTEQVFEQHRPIVAGDELTVDVELTAVRRVAGRDMITITNTFTDTAGETVHTMHTTVVGVTSDEVDPSMTEAGRAIMVHDVSVPTADAVIEYQKQVRPEGAQRLADPTARTPRSRDFDSLSVGDPLPSSEIRVTRGDLVNYAGVSGDGNPIHWDEPIAKLAGLPDVIAHGMLTMGLGAGVVSEFTGDPGAVTRYSVRLSSPAVVPHAGSEIEFSGKIKSLDPETRTGVVLLVAKSGGRKIFGMATLDVRFS
- a CDS encoding nitroreductase family protein; this translates as MHEFIESRWSPRGYDDTATISSSEITEILDAGRWAPTWGRIQPVRFIVGLRGDDTFARLTTVLTRGNAGWAPRSSALILVSTTNDPADAKAHTYGAVDLGLAVGQMLVQARALGLHGHPMAGFDAAAAVEAFGIPDDKRPLVLLAVGRLAEEASLPDDIRERDTRERTRLPLTEVAFAGRWGEPYPG
- a CDS encoding hemophore-related protein — translated: MRLLRNRIGYTVVGAGLASAIAVGGAANAAPTHPARPALVPGTHCTVAQVDRALAHEDPALWHRIESNPKLKRRFEHMLTLTPQQRKAMHQKWAQHHPVRSEMMKFLRHQHISRSEMARDRAAVMRAKQTCGQF